The Terrirubrum flagellatum nucleotide sequence CAGGCCGCCATTCGTGCCGAGATTGAGAATGGGAAGCTCGCCTGGAAACAGGCGCGGAATGTGCGAGCGAATGGAGTGGCAGTCATAAAGCACGCAGTAGCCGTGCTTCGCCTTCACGCGCGCGATCTGCGCCGCCAGCGCGTCGTGATAGGGCTTGAAATAGAGCTGCTTGCGGCGCTCGATTTCGGCTTCGCCGGGCGGCATCTTCCAGATCGGGCGGCCGTCGAAATCCGTCGTCGGCACGAGTTCGGTCGTCGCCTGTCCGGGATAAAGTGAAGCGCCGGTGGGATCGCGATTAAGGTCGATGACATAGCGCGACTGCGTCGCCTCGACGATCGTCGGATGAAAGCGATGGGCGCAGACATAAAGCTCGCGCATGTGCCAGTCAGTGTCGGCGACCGCGAGGCCGACATCGTTGAGTTGGGCGTGAACGCTGCCTGGAATCTGCGTGCCCGGATGGGGCATGGAGAGGATGAGCGGGCTTGGCCCCTCGTCGATCGTCACGATGCTCATGACGCGCTCCAGCTTGCAAAAACGTCGAGCCCGGCCGCCTCACCGATTGCGCCCGACAGAACAAGTTGTGTCAACGCTTCGATGTCAGGCGCCATGTAGCGGTCGGCGTGGAGCGGCGCGACATGGTCGCGAACCAGATCATGCAAGCGCTCCAGCGGCTCGCTGCTTTTCAACGGGCGATGATGTTCGATCGCTTCGGCCGCGCCAAGCAATTCGATGGCGATGATGCTGGCGGCGTTGCGCGCCATGTCGAGCAGGCGATAGGCGCCATGCGTCGCCATCGACACATGATCCTCCTGATTTGCCGATGTCGGGATCGAGTCGACGGACGCCGGCGCCGCCTTCTGCTTGTTTTCCGAAGCGAGCGCGGCGGCCGTCACCTGCGCTATCATCAGGCCGGAATGGAGGCCGGCGTCGCGCGCGAGAAAGGCTGGCAGGCCGCTCATTACCGGGTCGACGAGCAGCGCGATGCGGCGCTCGGAAAGGTTGCCGATCTCGCACGCCGCCATCGCCAGCATGTCAGCTGCGAAGGCGACCGGCTCCGCATGGAAATTGCCGCCGGAGACGATCTCGTTGTCGCTGATGACAAGCGGATTGTCGGTGACGGCGTTCGCCTCGCGCGCCAATGTTGCGGCGGCGTTCGTCATCACATCGAGAACCGCGCCCATGACCTGCGGCTGGCAGCGCAGCGAGTAGGGGTCCTGCACCTTGGGATCGCCAAAGCGATGGCTCTCGCGGATGGCGCTGCCAACAATCAGACGCCGCAGCGTTTCCGCGACCTTCATCTGGCCCGGCTGCCCTCGCAGCTTCTGGATGCGCGCGTCGAACGGGGCGTCGGAGCCTTTGAGCGCGTCAACACAAAGCGCGCCGGTCGCCAGCGCTGCATCGAAGATGTGCGCGAGGTCGGTCAGGCCCGCGATGGCGATCGCGGTCGAGACCTGCGTGCCGTTGATCAGCGCGAGTCCTTCTTTCGGTCCAAGCGCCAGCGCCGACGCGCCGACGCGCTTCAGAGCCTCGTCGGCCGCGATGCGCTCGCCTTCGATCCTGATATGGCCGTAGCCCATCAGCGACGCGGTCATATGCGCGAGCGGCGCGAGATCGCCCGAGGCGCCGACGGAGCCTTTCGCGGGAATGGCTGGCAGCGCGTTTCTGTCGAGGGCTGCGAGCAGCGAACGCACCACCTCGCTTCGCACGCCTGACGCGCCGCGCGCGAGACTCGCAGCCTTCATGCCGAGAATGAGCCGCACGATGCGGTCAGGCAGATCAGGCCCCGTTCCCGCCGCGTGCGAGAGAATGAGATTGCGCTGCAGCGCCGCCAGATCCTTCGCCGCGATGCGCACGCTCGCGAGCTTTCCAAAGCCGGTGTTGACTCCATAGGTCGCTTCGCCCGACGCGACGATACGCGCAACGACGGCGGCGCTCGCATCGATCGCCGGCCATGCATCGTCCGAGAGCGCGACGGAGTCGCCGGCGAGAATGGCGCGCCACTGATCGAGCGTGGCGTCGCCGGGATGAAGCGTCTGTGTCACGTCGTCTGTCCGTTGCGGATGCGGGCGAAAAGCGGATTGGCGCCGATACGATAGCTGAGCTCGGCCGGGCGCTCGATGTCCCAGATGGCGAGGTCGCAGCTTTTGCCGGCTTCGAGCGTTCCGATGTCGTTCTGCAGGCCAAGCGCGCGCGCGGCGTGGCGCGTGACGCCGGCGAGCGCTTCTTCCGGGGTCATGCGGAACAGTGTGCAGGCCATGTTGAGCGCGAGCAAAA carries:
- the hutG gene encoding N-formylglutamate deformylase, translating into MSIVTIDEGPSPLILSMPHPGTQIPGSVHAQLNDVGLAVADTDWHMRELYVCAHRFHPTIVEATQSRYVIDLNRDPTGASLYPGQATTELVPTTDFDGRPIWKMPPGEAEIERRKQLYFKPYHDALAAQIARVKAKHGYCVLYDCHSIRSHIPRLFPGELPILNLGTNGGLSCAKSVHDAASDAAANSGLSHVVNGRFKGGWITRYYGRPDDHVHAIQMEIAQRAYLARETAPCAFDAAVARPLRQALDNILDSILRAAAALEGQK
- the hutH gene encoding histidine ammonia-lyase, whose protein sequence is MTQTLHPGDATLDQWRAILAGDSVALSDDAWPAIDASAAVVARIVASGEATYGVNTGFGKLASVRIAAKDLAALQRNLILSHAAGTGPDLPDRIVRLILGMKAASLARGASGVRSEVVRSLLAALDRNALPAIPAKGSVGASGDLAPLAHMTASLMGYGHIRIEGERIAADEALKRVGASALALGPKEGLALINGTQVSTAIAIAGLTDLAHIFDAALATGALCVDALKGSDAPFDARIQKLRGQPGQMKVAETLRRLIVGSAIRESHRFGDPKVQDPYSLRCQPQVMGAVLDVMTNAAATLAREANAVTDNPLVISDNEIVSGGNFHAEPVAFAADMLAMAACEIGNLSERRIALLVDPVMSGLPAFLARDAGLHSGLMIAQVTAAALASENKQKAAPASVDSIPTSANQEDHVSMATHGAYRLLDMARNAASIIAIELLGAAEAIEHHRPLKSSEPLERLHDLVRDHVAPLHADRYMAPDIEALTQLVLSGAIGEAAGLDVFASWSAS